A window from Primulina huaijiensis isolate GDHJ02 chromosome 11, ASM1229523v2, whole genome shotgun sequence encodes these proteins:
- the LOC140988012 gene encoding probable inactive poly [ADP-ribose] polymerase SRO1 gives MKFVKVLDSGPRDVDIKRKRSAGCETYFVGATSIVLPSSSIHKLGKRRKLDGSVRKCSSYVTPSGEYFLKCYSNFKKSGLPDRVMHYHNGEWNDFPQDIVSFLKKDLIKKTAVEVELGGNKILLDFVHMMQLDLNTGYRKPIAWIDVSGNCFFPEIFGDHDEAQGCQYEFTEGEDLMASEPLGCNDINIHLEVDIEGLDSFSLDNSSGESCANFEKVRANKNFALEGSDEIVDSCSKIDDQYGKIERVEPDMVVAADPIDRSLDFAATKDLFFQGINAFAKAIIVDIQHCTSAAVDARYEIFQKQIEITERYRGSAKVLYAWLPCSKGMVSSILKYGIGYFQPSKIKPLYGFGVYLIPANGSDLSANYFDSDENDTRNMVLCRVIMGNMEHVRLGSTQFHPSDENFDSGVDNLEDPKHYIIWNMNMHSHIFPESVISFKVFSDGEGPPVETESRINVSGITSYYEEPQAKGSFGHPAITSHTPFINNSTSARIPNSPWMPFSVLFAAISNKIPPKNMELVKSNYELFTNKKISRDEFVKKLRLIVGDALLKSSILNLQGKLSPKPKTETVVPAQESGNEQGCRLSYRCL, from the exons ATGAAGTTCGTAAAGGTATTGGATAGTGGTCCACGTGATGTTGACATAAAGAGAAAAAGGTCCGCTGGATGCGAGACCTATTTCGTGGGGGCTACCAGCATCGTGTTGCCTAGTTCTTCTATCCACAAGCTTGGCAAGCGGAGAAAGCTAGATGGATCTGTGAGAAAATGTAGCAGTTATGTTACTCCATCTGGGGAGTATTTTCTGAAGTGCTATTCTAACTTTAAAAAAAGTGGGCTTCCCGATCGCGTGATGCATTATCATAACGGCGAATGGAATGATTTTCCCCAAGATATAGTTTCCTTTCTAAAGAAAGACCTTATTAAGAAAACTGCAGTAGAGGTCGAGCTTGGCGGTAATAAGATATTACTGGACTTTGTGCACATGATGCAGTTGGATTTGAATACAGGTTATCGGAAGCCTATTGCATGGATAGATGTTTCTGGAAATTGTTTTTTCCCTGAAATATTTGGTGATCATGACGAAGCACAAGGATGTCAATATGAATTTACTGAAGGTGAGGACCTTATGGCCAGTGAACCTCTTGGATGCAATGATATCAACATACACTTGGAGGTGGATATAGAAGGACTAGACTCTTTCAGTCTGGATAATTCTAGTGGGGAGTCCTGTGCAAACTTTGAGAAAGTGCGGGCCAACAAGAATTTTGCACTAGAAGGTTCTGATGAAATTGTTGATAGTTGTTCCAAAATTGATGATCAATATGGTAAAATTGAACGAGTGGAACCGGACATGGTTGTGGCCGCAGATCCTATTGATAGGTCTTTGGATTTTGCTGCTACGAAAGATCTGTTTTTCCAAGGCATCAACGCTTTTGCCAAAGCAATAATAGTTGACATACAGCATTGCACAAGCGCTGCAGTTGATGCACGCTATGAAATATTTCAGAAACAGATTGAAATTACTGAAAGATACCGGGGAAGTGCAAAGGTCCTCTATGCTTGGCTTCCTTGTTCCAAAGGAATGGTATCTAGCATACTGAAGTATGGAATTGGCTACTTCCAGCCATCAAAAATCAAGCCCTTGTATGGTTTTGGGGTTTATCTCATACCTGCTAATGGTAGTGATCTCAG TGCAAACTATTTTGATAGTGACGAAAATGATACTCGAAATATGGTACTTTGTCGTGTAATAATGGGAAACATGGAGCATGTCCGTTTGGGATCGACTCAGTTTCACCCAAGTGATGAAAACTTTGACAGTGGAGTCGACAATCTTGAAGATCCAAAGCATTACATTATATGGAACATGAACATGCATTCTCATATCTTCCCAGAATCTGTCATAAGTTTCAAGGTGTTTTCTGACGGAGAAG GACCTCCGGTTGAGACAGAGAGCAGGATAAATGTTTCAGGGATTACTTCTTATTATGAAGAACCTCAGGCCAAG GGAAGCTTTGGTCATCCAGCTATAACATCACATACACCTTTTATTAACAATTCAACCTCTGCAAGAATTCCCAACAGCCCATGGATGCCATTTTCTGTGCTGTTCGCTGCCATCTCAAATAAAATTCCTCCCAAAAATATGGAGCTTGTCAAGTCCAATTATGAGCTGTTCACG AATAAGAAGATAAGCCGGGATGAGTTTGTGAAGAAGTTAAGGTTGATTGTCGGTGATGCTTTGCTGAAGTCCTCAATACTTAATCTTCAGGGCAAG CTATCACCCAAACCGAAGACAGAAACAGTTGTTCCAGCTCAAGAGTCGGGGAACGAACAAGGCTGTCGACTCTCTTATAGATGTTTGTGA